ctccaccatgatgctattttgatcatggtttcatggacgaaagttgcccacgaggagttggtgccaaaccctaatgaccttggcgctgaaaggatcattatccataagagtcctcaacataagatgggtggtcatgttgaaggtattgtcatcaaaagtctctccagagttattgcatctcagcaggttggagatggtggagggagtgatagtaatatgggcccttcgaacctcagagacgatagtggttctgccttccggatctatgcgcagagacgcaaacatccaaaagtccgctaacatattgggataaacagatccctccagGATTTCATGGTAAAACTCAAgctcttggttagcaaagagggCGCTGATACTTATAAAGTTTTCATcaagttcttcttcagagagcttgaattctttcttgatgcaagCCCTGATGTTAGTATAAGTTAGGGGTAGTGCCATTTGGGGAAGAAAGGTTGGAAAAGGTTTTATCTGACTCTGTatttgagagaatgcaagaagaaacgAAAATTTTGGGCAAGAGTTTGAAGaaagtgtgaaggaagaagtggaATGCCAACCCTTTAAATAGAATAAGTTGGCAGTAAAGGAACGATTCATTTTTAAtgtttgattggactgcgtttggtattccaaagagaagttatggcttccgccgtttcccgctcttggaagttgaagtgtaatcatgatgagaactgatgcacgcacgtctcaaatagacgttttgaaaaaggtgacgtcatctttcaatgatggttacgtctaagggtagtagaaacgtcaaatctaggctcaaagggctgcgaagggtaatcatgtcacgtggttacatttattaaaattactgtgaCAGTGAAAAAGTATATTTTGGCAAGTTTTAGAGAATTGCTAAGGCATTACTTATGACAActgcaaaataaaatatgtggggagattgaaagataaagttgcacatatatatgatcttggagaaatttgattacaAAACAAAATAAGTACGTAGCACAAAAGGGAGTACAAGGTTcgaagcaactaattaaaatccctgggaagattatcttttatcttcgagtaTTGGGActcccataaggacatatgacgttcgatcaatgcctgttgtcttttcagttcttcgatctctggcactagcttctgtgccgtttcgaagtgtcgaatccccgactgcgccacttcagttaattcatcttgattggttttttggatttttacctgacgagactgggcatcctttatcttccctttgagtttctcaatttcttgtttccaggCTTTGATATTCGCCTCACATTCTTCATATTCTCGCTGGTTCTTCGAACACTCGAGCTTAAGGGTGTCAGCCTTCTTCGTTGCATTGTTAGCAGCTTCCCATGAAGAACTGTGAGAAGTCATTTTTGCTGTGAGTTGTCCGTCAATATCCCGTTTTCGAaggagattagattggagttgttcaatcagagaactcaataaaacaattacttctgagacttccactagaacaagaagtaagtccactttcttcagaaggttgtttagaccataatatttggtggaatcactgctgagagcttcgacgaggttggtttcaaagaacctcTCTCTTATCTGATGAAGGAGTTTAGAAATATCATCCTTTTCACCAGCACCCGCCAAGACAGTCGAAGGAGTTCCAAGGAACGAAGCGCTATCAatactcatcatggtcttgaggaagctcacaggatcagttttcttgagttgct
The Vicia villosa cultivar HV-30 ecotype Madison, WI linkage group LG6, Vvil1.0, whole genome shotgun sequence genome window above contains:
- the LOC131611475 gene encoding uncharacterized protein LOC131611475 — protein: MEENLQCSNSINAAGQPTGSEDTISEQDAAEETSKLPTPGSDETSNLGTTVTPVTTSKQAPAMPTPSELEQLKKTDPVSFLKTMMSIDSASFLGTPSTVLAGAGEKDDISKLLHQIRERFFETNLVEALSSDSTKYYGLNNLLKKVDLLLVLVEVSEVIVLLSSLIEQLQSNLLRKRDIDGQLTAKMTSHSSSWEAANNATKKADTLKLECSKNQREYEECEANIKAWKQEIEKLKGKIKDAQSRQVKIQKTNQDELTEVAQSGIRHFETAQKLVPEIEELKRQQALIERHMSLWESQYSKIKDNLPRDFN